The region GAGGAGGCTGGGCGGGAGGGTGGTCCAAAGGACCCTCGACTAACTGCTTATCAGAGCTAAAAATAGTTTTGCAAATGGTGGTGGGGGGCGAACTAGGAATACGAGGTCGCCACTTGGGAGTCTCCAGCAGTTTGCAACTTTATTCGCCTGGCATTTGGATGCATATGTGTGTCGAAAAGTTTCCAGTTTGTTTCAAATAGCTCCTCTTTGTTGGCTTTAATTTATGATGGCCAGAATGCACTGACTGCAGGCTGTCACCCACTCACATGTCCCACTCACGTTGCTGCCGCGGCGGGCGGAATAAAAATCTGACGGAAACATTAAACATTCATTACTTAACATTTTGCTGGCGACGGCGATGGCCCGGCCCGAACTGAATGCAAATGACCGCAATTATTCGGTTGGGAATACCAGCATTACAATTGCAACTTgataaaatgaaaatcaataataattaaggTCTAAGAGGACTCTTAAGACTATCCACCCACCTCTCTAGACTCTTCCAAACCCGAAAACCCCCAAGAAACTTCATCTTCAAGGTTCTACTGTATTTATAAGAAGACATGGAAGATGCTCCTCACACTAAATTTAGCATTCAGAGGCagcaaagcaaaaaaacaaaaaaaaaattagaattcttattaaaattttaaattgtctgcaaaattttgaacgaaaCGTTGCGAATCGCTGAACATCGAGGGGGGACATGGGCCGAATGGTGGCGGGAGCCGTAATGGAAACCAAGAACCCCGCCAGACACGGGGCCATCTTCATGATTACCAACGATCCTACGAACATGATTATGAAGCTTCACGGACGGGTTCGTCAAAGTAGTTGTTCGGGACCAGTCTAAGAAGCGTCTAACAAAAATGGCAACAAATTTTCTGAATGATTCGtgaggcggcggtggcggtaTTTTGGTATTCAGatctattttgtttttttttctcggttTTTGGGGGAAATCCTATCGACAAAGCCAAAAGCAACAGAAAATCGCgtcaaatgttttaaatagAATCATAAACAGAAACGGAGGCAAGACAACAAGCAACCAAAccaaaaatcgaaataaaCTACAGCCACCCGTcgatatttatttgaaaataaaaatattcttgGCCCTCGATGGCCAAATGGCCAGCATATTGAATAATAACCATTATATTAGCCAAAAAGTACaattaggtttttgttttctggaaTCGAATCGAGATCTATTGAGTgttgagtttttaaattatttatttgtttttgaaaaatctttGAGACTATTAGCTCAACTTTTCGGTATCTTGGGACCGAGGGCCTACAATAGTAACCCATCTTGGCCATTAAATCTAAATGGCTGTTGGGAAAACATTTGAAACTAGAGTTCATACGAGCATGAACTGCTCCTGTCTGtctgtgtgtttatttttgaagCAATCATATATGGAAAGTTTTCTCTTTTGAGGGGCGGGTGGGGGAGAGGGAAAACCCATTTCAAGCAAAGTAATAAAAAGCACATTCAATTCACAAGAAACAAAATGATGGCCAGAATGAAGCACGCTCCATTTGGTTTTGAGGGTAGGACCATGAGCCGGcaaactgcaaaaaaaaacacttttatGGACAAAAGGATCTGTGTTTCCTTGCTCGCTGCGATGCCTGGCCGAGATGGTGGCTCGAAAAAGTCAGTCAATAACAATTAAGGCCAAAAGTTCTTACTGCTTTTTACGTAAGCCGTAAGCACCCCCAATAAGAGGAATAGTTCTCAACTTTAAACTCGAAACTTTTTCAATTAGTATAACAAGAATTTCGTTTAAACCAACCACTTCTTTTCGAGAAAGTATTTGTATAAATTCTTTAACAAATTTTCATTCCACTTGGCCGAGATCTGAGATCTGAGATGGAGAATGATTTAACAGAAAACGGGATTAGGCGGACTTATCTCCCACAGTATATAGGAAAAGGTGCTGCCACCCAGCATACACGTGAGGAGGATGGCGAAAAAGTTTGTTTGGGGCTTAggcaaatataaaaatatgctCGACTATATAGCTGGCAGGGATTTGTCGGGAAAACCTAGAGGTCGGAGGTTGGAGGTGGCGAACAGCCAAAAAGGCAGGCAGGCTCTAAGTAGTGTACACAGCCCCGGGGCCAACCCCGCGCCATGATGAGCAAACTTTGCCATAATGAAGAGAAATGCTTTGGTGGCCTTATCCCTGACTTGAATTTATTATAACGCCCGGGGAGCAATTTAAATTGATGATGAGTCCGGGAGTCTGGGAGTCTGGGAGTCTTGGGCCCGTAATCCTAACccaaaaaagtatgcaacgaaATTAATTGTTATTCTTTTTCCGCCCCTCCCACCAAAGGCAATGGTACAATTGACTTCCCAGAATTCCTTACAATGATGGCACGCAAAATGAAGGACACCGACAGCGAAGAGGAGATCCGAGAAGCCTTCAGAGTGTTCGACAAGGACGGCAACGGCTTCATCTCCGCGGCCGAGTTGCGCCACGTGATGACAAATCTGGGCGAGAAACTCACAGACGAGGAGGTCGATGAGATGATCCGTGAGGCTGATATCGATGGTGATGGTCAGGTCAATTACGAAGGTGAGTTGAAACATGCAGTACGGGTCGTAAAAAGCTCTCTTTTTATTTCCAATactttattcaaaaaaatgagaaaacttCAGGCACTTCTTCAGGGtattttatttgccattttATTTCGGTGACAACTAATTTGCATGCCGAACACCTTGGATTTTGTAAGGTGTCTAGGGTGTCGCTTACGTTATTTTCACATTTATTGCCGAGCATTAGGGTCGCGTGTTTGGCCACTAATTGGATCTGTCTGTTGTTGCACCACCTGGCCTGGCaagaaactaaaacaaaacaacacaGGTTGTGCTTGGCCTGGCCCCTCTGATTGAATCACCGGCATTACATTTGAGTCACAATTGGCACTTGGCCGTGTTGTGTCATATGGCCAATTCACATGATCTCTCGTCTGAGCACATCTCTCGCTCTCACTGACTCATTAAAGTAATACCTATTTTCACTTGCTGCCAATAAATATCTCTGTGCCATGTGCCATGTGCTTTgagtttttatttgaaaaatgttcatgTTTTTGTGTTCCTTGTGAGTTTTTTAATTGCtcgaaaattgatttttcaattGAGGAGCAAAAGCACACTGATCTCAGAGGAAGAGAAACCAAAACATGATCatcaaaaaaggaaagctaacttgggGCATAGCCAAAGCTGTATACCCTTGGTGCAGCTAAATGGTGGTGCAAATAACACTTTGTAGAGTCGGATCAGTTAACCAGATAAGG is a window of Drosophila bipectinata strain 14024-0381.07 chromosome 2R, DbipHiC1v2, whole genome shotgun sequence DNA encoding:
- the Cam gene encoding calmodulin isoform X1; the protein is MADQLTEEQIAEFKEAFSLFDKDGDGTITTKELGTVMRSLGQNPTEAELQDMINEVDADGNGTIDFPEFLTMMARKMKDTDSEEEIREAFRVFDKDGNGFISAAELRHVMTNLGEKLTDEEVDEMIREADIDGDGQVNYEEFVTMMTSK